A single window of Periophthalmus magnuspinnatus isolate fPerMag1 chromosome 22, fPerMag1.2.pri, whole genome shotgun sequence DNA harbors:
- the htr1d gene encoding 5-hydroxytryptamine receptor 1D, giving the protein MELDNSSLDYFLLNSSEVPGASSVQPWSEATLLGFQISLSALLALVTLATVLSNAFVIATIFLTRKLHTPANFLIGSLAVTDLLVSILVMPISIVYTVSKTWSFGQIVCDIWLSSDITFCTASILHLCVIALDRYWAITDALEYSKRRTMRRAAVMVGVVWVISISISMPPLFWRQAKAHEELTECMVNTDQISYTLYSTFGAFYVPTVLLIILYGRIYVAARSRIFKTPTASGKRFTTAQLIETSAGSSLCSLNSEAQLHSTGGGSSPLFVNSVKVKLADSVVERKRLCAARERKATKTLGIILGAFIVCWLPFFVGTLVMAICKDCWFDPVLFDVFTWLGYLNSLINPVIYTVFNDEFKQAFQKLVKLRRF; this is encoded by the coding sequence ATGGAGttggacaacagctctttggaCTACTTCCTGCTTAACTCCTCTGAGGTCCCAGGGGCCAGCTCTGTGCAGCCCTGGAGCGAGGCCACTCTGCTAGGCTTTCAGatctctctgtctgccctgcTTGCACTCGTCACCCTAGCCACGGTGCTCTCCAATGCCTTTGTCATTGCCACTATTTTTCTGACCAGGAAACTCCACACCCCTGCCAACTTTCTAATAGGCTCCCTGGCCGTGACAGACTTACTGGTGTCTATTCTGGTTATGCCCATTAGCATCGTCTACACTGTGAGTAAGACCTGGTCCTTTGGGCAGATAGTGTGTGACATCTGGCTGTCATCTGATATCACTTTCTGCACGGCATCCATCTTACATTTGTGCGTGATTGCCTTGGACCGATACTGGGCCATCACAGACGCTCTGGAGTACTCCAAGCGTCGCACTATGCGACGAGCTGCTGTCATGGTCGGGGTGGTGTGGGTTATCTCCATATCTATTTCAATGCCTCCTCTTTTCTGGAGACAAGCCAAGGCTCACGAAGAGCTGACAGAATGCATGGTGAACACGGATCAGATCTCTTACACTCTATACTCCACCTTTGGAGCCTTCTATGTGCCCACAGTGCTCCTGATTATTCTGTATGGAAGGATCTATGTGGCTGCGCGCTCACGCATCTTTAAGACGCCTACAGCAAGTGGGAAGCGCTTCACCACGGCACAGCTCATCGAGACCTCTGCGGGCTCGTCTCTGTGCTCTCTGAACTCCGAGGCCCAGCTACACTCCACCGGAGGAGGCAGCTCTCCTCTCTTCGTCAACAGTGTCAAAGTGAAACTGGCCGACAGCGTGGTGGAGAGGAAGCGCCTGTGTGCAGCTCGAGAGCGTAAAGCCACCAAGACCCTGGGCATCATCCTAGGAGCCTTCATTGTGTGCTGGCTGCCCTTCTTTGTGGGCACGCTGGTCATGGCCATCTGTAAGGACTGCTGGTTTGACCCCGTGCTGTTTGATGTCTTTACTTGGCTAGGCTACCTCAACTCCCTCATTAACCCTGTCATTTACACAGTCTTCAACGATGAGTTCAAGCAGGCTTTCCAAAAACTTGTCAAACTCAGAAGATtctga